The following are encoded together in the Equus quagga isolate Etosha38 chromosome 15, UCLA_HA_Equagga_1.0, whole genome shotgun sequence genome:
- the NEDD9 gene encoding enhancer of filamentation 1 isoform X1, with the protein MKYKNLMARALYDNVPECAEELAFRKGDILTVIEQNTGGLEGWWLCSLHGRQGIVPGNRVKLLIGPVQETSSSQDQPTPGLMHQTFSQQKLYQVPNPQGASRDTIYQVPPSYQNQGIYQVPTGHGTQEQDVYQVPPSVQRGIGGANGPQLSKKVITPVRSGHGYVYEYPSRHQKDIYDIPPSHATQGVYDIPPSSAKGPVFSVPVVEIKPQGVYDIPPTKGVYAIPPSACRDEAALREKEYDFPPPMRQAGRPDIRPEGVYDIPPTSTKPVGKDLHIKYNCDTAGPAELVTRRHQSISLNHPPPQLGQSVGTQNDAYDVPRGVQFLEPPAETSEKANPEERDGVYDVPLHNPPDAKGSQDVVDGINRLSFSSTGSTRSNMSTSSTTSKESSLSASPSQDKRLLLDPDTAIERLHRLQQTLEMGVSSLMALVTTDWRCYGYMERHINEIRTAVDKVELFLRDYLHFAKGAAANASCLPELTLHNKMKRELQRVEDSHQILSQTSHDLNECSWSLNILAINKPQNKCDDLDRFVMVAKTVPDDAKQLTTTINSNAEALFRPGPGSSHVKNGPENIMNSTDYPHAGSQMQLLHPGDHKAQGLNKPLPHNLGKDQPPDCSSSDGSERSWMDDYDYVHLQGKEEFERQQKELLEKENIIKQNKMQLEHHQLSQFQLLEQEITKPVENDISKWKPSQSLPTTNSSVGAQDRQLLCFYYDQCETHFISLLNAIDALFSCVSSAQPPRIFVAHSKFVILSAHKLVFIGDTLTRQVAAQDIRNKVMNSSNQLCEQLKTIVMATKMAALHYPSTTALQEMVHQVTDLSRTAQLFKRSLLEMATF; encoded by the exons AATCTTATGGCAAGAGCCTTATACGACAATGTCCCAGAGTGTGCTGAGGAACTGGCCTTTCGCAAGGGAGACATCCTGACTGTCATAGAGCAGAACACAGGAGGACTGGAAGGATGGTGGCTCTGTTCCTTACATGGTCGGCAAGGCATTGTCCCAGGCAACCGGGTGAAGCTTCTGATTGGCCCTGTGCAGGAGACCTCGTCCAGCCAGGACCAGCCCACTCCTGGACTGATGCACCAGACCTTCAGCCAACAGAAGCTCTATCAAGTACCAAACCCACAGGGTGCTTCTCGAGACACCATCTACCAAGTGCCACCTTCCTACCAAAATCAGGGAATTTACCAGGTACCCACTGGCCATGGTACCCAGGAACAAGATGTGTATCAAGTACCACCATCAGTGCAGAGAGGCATTGGGGGGGCGAATGGTCCCCAATTAAGTAAAAAG GTGATAACCCCTGTCAGGTCGGGCCATGGCTATGTGTACGAGTACCCATCCAGACACCAAAAGGACATCTATGACATCCCCCCTTCCCATGCCACTCAAGGG GTATATGACATCCCTCCATCGTCAGCAAAAGGCCCTGTGTTTTCAGTTCCAGTGGTAGAGATAAAACCTCAAGGGGTCTATGACATCCCTCCTACTAAAGGG GTATATGCCATTCCACCCTCTGCTTGCCGAGATGAAGCAGCACTTAGGGAAAAAGAGTATGACTTCCCCCCTCCGATGAGACAAGCTGGAAGGCCGGACATCAGACCTGAGGGCGTTTATGACATCCCCCCAACCAGCACCAAGCCAGTGGGGAAGGACCTTCACATAAAATATAACTGTGACACTGCCGGACCTGCTGAACTGGTGACGCGAAGACACCAAAGCATTTCCCTGAACCATCCCCCACCACAGCTGGGGCAGTCAGTGGGCACTCAGAACGATGCCTACGATGTCCCCCGAGGGGTTCAGTTTCTTGAGCCGCCAGCAGAAACCAGTGAGAAAGCAAACCCCGAAGAAAGAGACGGTGTTTACGATGTCCCTCTGCACAACCCACCAGATGCCAAAGGCTCTCAGGACGTGGTAGATGGTATCAACCGATTATCTTTCTCCAGTACAGGCAGCACCAGGAGTAATATGTCCACATCTTCCACCACCTCAAAGGAATCTTCATTGTCGGCCTCCCCATCTCAGGACAAAAGGCTTTTATTGGATCCAGACACAGCCATTGAGAGACTTCATCGGCTCCAGCAGACCCTGGAGATGGGCGTCTCCAGCCTAATGGCGCTGGTCACCACAGACTGGCGGTGTTACGGATACATGGAACGACACATCAACGAGATACGCACCGCAGTGGACAAGGTGGAGCTGTTCCTGAGGGACTACCTCCATTTTGCCAAGGGAGCTGCAGCAAATGCTTCCTGCCTCCCAGAACTCACCCTCCACAACAAAATGAAGCGGGAGCTCCAAAGAGTAGAAGACTCCCACCAGATTCTGAGCCAAACCAGCCATGACTTAAATGAGTGCAGCTGGTCCCTGAATATTCTGGCCATCAACAAGCCCCAAAACAAGTGTGATGATCTGGACCGGTTTGTGATGGTAGCAAAGACGGTGCCCGATGATGCCAAGCAGCTCACCACAACGATCAATAGCAACGCAGAAGCCCTCTTTAGACCAGGCCCTGGTAGCTCACATGTAAAGAATGGGCCTGAGAACATCATGAACTCCACTGACTACCCCCACGCTGGGTCCCAGATGCAGCTGCTACATCCTGGGGACCACAAGGCCCAAGGCCTCAACAAGCCATTACCCCATAACCTGGGCAAGGACCAGCCCCCTGACTGTAGCAGCAGTGATGGCTCTGAAAGGAGCTGGATGGATGATTATGACTATGTCCACCTACAG GGTAAAGAGGAGTTTGAGAGGCAACAGAAAGAGctgttggaaaaagaaaatatcatcaaACAGAACAAGATGCAGCTGGAACATCATCAG CTAAGTCAGTTCCAGTTGTTGGAACAAGAAATTACAAAGCCCGTGGAGAATGACATCTCCAAGTGGAAGCCTTCTCAGAGCCTCCCGACCACAAACAGCAGCGTGGGTGCTCAGGATAGGCAGTTGCTCTGCTTCTACTATGACCAGTGTGAGACCCATTTCATTTCCCTTCTCAATGCCATCGATGCTCTCTTCAGTTGCgtcagctcagcccagcccccGCGGATCTTCGTGGCACACAGCAAGTTTGTCATCCTAAGTGCACACAAACTGGTGTTCATTGGAGACACACTGACAAGGCAGGTTGCTGCCCAGGACATTCGCAACAAAGTGATGAACTCCAGCAACCAGCTCTGTGAACAGCTCAAGACTATAGTTATGGCGACCAAGATGGCCGCCCTCCATTACCCCAGCACTACGGCCTTGCAAGAAATGGTACACCAAGTCACAGACCTGTCCAGGACCGCGCAGCTGTTCAAGCGCTCTTTGCTGGAGATGGCAAcgttctga
- the NEDD9 gene encoding enhancer of filamentation 1 isoform X2: MKYKNLMARALYDNVPECAEELAFRKGDILTVIEQNTGGLEGWWLCSLHGRQGIVPGNRVKLLIGPVQETSSSQDQPTPGLMHQTFSQQKLYQVPNPQGASRDTIYQVPPSYQNQGIYQVPTGHGTQEQDVYQVPPSVQRGIGGANGPQLSKKVITPVRSGHGYVYEYPSRHQKDIYDIPPSHATQGVYAIPPSACRDEAALREKEYDFPPPMRQAGRPDIRPEGVYDIPPTSTKPVGKDLHIKYNCDTAGPAELVTRRHQSISLNHPPPQLGQSVGTQNDAYDVPRGVQFLEPPAETSEKANPEERDGVYDVPLHNPPDAKGSQDVVDGINRLSFSSTGSTRSNMSTSSTTSKESSLSASPSQDKRLLLDPDTAIERLHRLQQTLEMGVSSLMALVTTDWRCYGYMERHINEIRTAVDKVELFLRDYLHFAKGAAANASCLPELTLHNKMKRELQRVEDSHQILSQTSHDLNECSWSLNILAINKPQNKCDDLDRFVMVAKTVPDDAKQLTTTINSNAEALFRPGPGSSHVKNGPENIMNSTDYPHAGSQMQLLHPGDHKAQGLNKPLPHNLGKDQPPDCSSSDGSERSWMDDYDYVHLQGKEEFERQQKELLEKENIIKQNKMQLEHHQLSQFQLLEQEITKPVENDISKWKPSQSLPTTNSSVGAQDRQLLCFYYDQCETHFISLLNAIDALFSCVSSAQPPRIFVAHSKFVILSAHKLVFIGDTLTRQVAAQDIRNKVMNSSNQLCEQLKTIVMATKMAALHYPSTTALQEMVHQVTDLSRTAQLFKRSLLEMATF; this comes from the exons AATCTTATGGCAAGAGCCTTATACGACAATGTCCCAGAGTGTGCTGAGGAACTGGCCTTTCGCAAGGGAGACATCCTGACTGTCATAGAGCAGAACACAGGAGGACTGGAAGGATGGTGGCTCTGTTCCTTACATGGTCGGCAAGGCATTGTCCCAGGCAACCGGGTGAAGCTTCTGATTGGCCCTGTGCAGGAGACCTCGTCCAGCCAGGACCAGCCCACTCCTGGACTGATGCACCAGACCTTCAGCCAACAGAAGCTCTATCAAGTACCAAACCCACAGGGTGCTTCTCGAGACACCATCTACCAAGTGCCACCTTCCTACCAAAATCAGGGAATTTACCAGGTACCCACTGGCCATGGTACCCAGGAACAAGATGTGTATCAAGTACCACCATCAGTGCAGAGAGGCATTGGGGGGGCGAATGGTCCCCAATTAAGTAAAAAG GTGATAACCCCTGTCAGGTCGGGCCATGGCTATGTGTACGAGTACCCATCCAGACACCAAAAGGACATCTATGACATCCCCCCTTCCCATGCCACTCAAGGG GTATATGCCATTCCACCCTCTGCTTGCCGAGATGAAGCAGCACTTAGGGAAAAAGAGTATGACTTCCCCCCTCCGATGAGACAAGCTGGAAGGCCGGACATCAGACCTGAGGGCGTTTATGACATCCCCCCAACCAGCACCAAGCCAGTGGGGAAGGACCTTCACATAAAATATAACTGTGACACTGCCGGACCTGCTGAACTGGTGACGCGAAGACACCAAAGCATTTCCCTGAACCATCCCCCACCACAGCTGGGGCAGTCAGTGGGCACTCAGAACGATGCCTACGATGTCCCCCGAGGGGTTCAGTTTCTTGAGCCGCCAGCAGAAACCAGTGAGAAAGCAAACCCCGAAGAAAGAGACGGTGTTTACGATGTCCCTCTGCACAACCCACCAGATGCCAAAGGCTCTCAGGACGTGGTAGATGGTATCAACCGATTATCTTTCTCCAGTACAGGCAGCACCAGGAGTAATATGTCCACATCTTCCACCACCTCAAAGGAATCTTCATTGTCGGCCTCCCCATCTCAGGACAAAAGGCTTTTATTGGATCCAGACACAGCCATTGAGAGACTTCATCGGCTCCAGCAGACCCTGGAGATGGGCGTCTCCAGCCTAATGGCGCTGGTCACCACAGACTGGCGGTGTTACGGATACATGGAACGACACATCAACGAGATACGCACCGCAGTGGACAAGGTGGAGCTGTTCCTGAGGGACTACCTCCATTTTGCCAAGGGAGCTGCAGCAAATGCTTCCTGCCTCCCAGAACTCACCCTCCACAACAAAATGAAGCGGGAGCTCCAAAGAGTAGAAGACTCCCACCAGATTCTGAGCCAAACCAGCCATGACTTAAATGAGTGCAGCTGGTCCCTGAATATTCTGGCCATCAACAAGCCCCAAAACAAGTGTGATGATCTGGACCGGTTTGTGATGGTAGCAAAGACGGTGCCCGATGATGCCAAGCAGCTCACCACAACGATCAATAGCAACGCAGAAGCCCTCTTTAGACCAGGCCCTGGTAGCTCACATGTAAAGAATGGGCCTGAGAACATCATGAACTCCACTGACTACCCCCACGCTGGGTCCCAGATGCAGCTGCTACATCCTGGGGACCACAAGGCCCAAGGCCTCAACAAGCCATTACCCCATAACCTGGGCAAGGACCAGCCCCCTGACTGTAGCAGCAGTGATGGCTCTGAAAGGAGCTGGATGGATGATTATGACTATGTCCACCTACAG GGTAAAGAGGAGTTTGAGAGGCAACAGAAAGAGctgttggaaaaagaaaatatcatcaaACAGAACAAGATGCAGCTGGAACATCATCAG CTAAGTCAGTTCCAGTTGTTGGAACAAGAAATTACAAAGCCCGTGGAGAATGACATCTCCAAGTGGAAGCCTTCTCAGAGCCTCCCGACCACAAACAGCAGCGTGGGTGCTCAGGATAGGCAGTTGCTCTGCTTCTACTATGACCAGTGTGAGACCCATTTCATTTCCCTTCTCAATGCCATCGATGCTCTCTTCAGTTGCgtcagctcagcccagcccccGCGGATCTTCGTGGCACACAGCAAGTTTGTCATCCTAAGTGCACACAAACTGGTGTTCATTGGAGACACACTGACAAGGCAGGTTGCTGCCCAGGACATTCGCAACAAAGTGATGAACTCCAGCAACCAGCTCTGTGAACAGCTCAAGACTATAGTTATGGCGACCAAGATGGCCGCCCTCCATTACCCCAGCACTACGGCCTTGCAAGAAATGGTACACCAAGTCACAGACCTGTCCAGGACCGCGCAGCTGTTCAAGCGCTCTTTGCTGGAGATGGCAAcgttctga